In a single window of the Nicotiana tomentosiformis chromosome 8, ASM39032v3, whole genome shotgun sequence genome:
- the LOC138898129 gene encoding uncharacterized protein has protein sequence MKFSDLARHVVWLVPTDRKRIRRFINGLTYRLRLVMTRDRVSGATFGEVVDIARQIEMVHSQEQGEREARRPRGTSGFIGVPSGGRPCRHPQTGCPVHRGASSIHGSYNSH, from the coding sequence ATGAAGTTTTCTGATTTGGCTCGTcatgtagtttggttggttcccactgataggaagaggattaggaggttcattaatggcctcacatATCGGTTGCGGTTAGTTATGACTCGGGatagggtatctggtgctacttttggtgaggtagttgacattgctcggcagatagagatggtccatagCCAGGAGCAGGGAGAAAGGGAGGCCAGGAGGCCTCGTGGAACGAGTGGTTTCatcggtgttccttcagggggtcgtCCTTGCAGACACCCTCAGACGGGTTgcccagttcatcgtggtgcatcatccatccATGGTTCGTACAATTCTCattag